The following coding sequences are from one Arthrobacter sp. PvP023 window:
- a CDS encoding alpha/beta fold hydrolase, whose protein sequence is MIAQILGEGQPLVVIHGFGVDHRIMLPLEDALDGSGWQRIYIDLPWAAGNADVDVSSADQIAQGVLDDIREYLGDRSFAVIGNSFGGMIARHVAHELRDRVLGLATLAGVFEPAHEARCLPRRQVVREDPSILAMAGEVRDDYEEMTVVQTEATLNAFIRYALPGLRTANQTVLDRVAAEYALSVEPEVAHPAPVEAPSLHLFGRQDHVTGYEDGWKRRNHYVRGTYAVLDAAGHNAHLERPDLTAALVRDWLIRTSASAL, encoded by the coding sequence GTGATTGCTCAGATCCTGGGAGAAGGCCAACCGCTCGTCGTCATCCACGGATTCGGCGTCGATCATCGGATCATGCTCCCTTTGGAGGACGCCCTTGACGGGTCCGGATGGCAGCGCATCTATATCGACCTACCGTGGGCCGCGGGGAATGCTGACGTCGATGTCAGCAGCGCAGACCAGATCGCCCAAGGGGTCCTGGACGACATCCGTGAGTATCTTGGAGACCGGTCCTTCGCGGTGATCGGCAACTCGTTCGGAGGCATGATTGCCCGGCATGTCGCTCATGAGCTTCGAGATCGAGTCCTGGGGCTGGCTACTCTTGCGGGCGTGTTCGAGCCGGCTCATGAGGCGCGTTGCCTTCCTCGTCGGCAGGTTGTCCGGGAGGACCCCTCCATCCTGGCCATGGCCGGCGAGGTGAGGGACGACTACGAGGAGATGACCGTCGTTCAGACCGAGGCCACACTCAATGCATTCATCCGGTATGCACTTCCTGGTCTTCGCACAGCGAACCAAACGGTTCTCGATCGGGTGGCCGCGGAGTATGCGCTCTCTGTAGAGCCGGAGGTCGCGCACCCGGCTCCCGTCGAGGCCCCGTCGTTGCACCTTTTCGGGCGTCAGGACCACGTCACTGGCTACGAAGACGGGTGGAAACGCCGCAACCACTATGTCCGGGGCACCTACGCGGTGCTCGACGCCGCTGGCCATAACGCTCATCTCGAGCGCCCGGATCTTACTGCCGCGCTAGTAAGAGATTGGCTCATACGGACCAGCGCATCTGCCCTGTGA
- a CDS encoding adenylate kinase — translation MRILIMGPPGCGKGTQAERLSKRLGINGVSTGEVFRDHVKDLPPLGRDVKAHLDAGNFVPDDLTNRMVRDRLAQADVADGFLLDGYPRNTSQLAELDIMLAADGRALDAALQLTVDDAELARRLLHRATVTGRTDDTEEVIRHRLKLYYRETEPVAAAYSERGILLSVEGTGREDEVFDRLLAALRTSFPDAMDGPL, via the coding sequence ATGCGAATTCTGATCATGGGCCCTCCGGGGTGCGGCAAGGGAACTCAGGCCGAACGGTTGTCGAAGCGCCTCGGCATTAACGGAGTGTCCACCGGCGAAGTCTTCCGCGATCATGTGAAAGACCTGCCGCCGCTGGGCCGGGACGTCAAGGCTCACCTGGACGCGGGCAACTTCGTCCCCGACGACCTCACGAACCGCATGGTCCGTGACCGCCTTGCCCAGGCCGACGTCGCGGACGGCTTCCTCCTGGACGGCTATCCGCGCAACACCTCGCAACTGGCAGAACTCGACATCATGCTTGCCGCGGACGGACGTGCCCTGGACGCCGCACTCCAACTAACGGTTGACGACGCCGAACTTGCCCGCCGCCTGCTTCACCGCGCCACCGTGACAGGACGCACCGACGATACCGAGGAGGTCATCCGGCACCGCCTCAAGCTCTACTACCGCGAGACCGAGCCGGTGGCCGCGGCCTACTCAGAGCGCGGGATCCTCCTGAGCGTGGAAGGCACTGGACGCGAGGATGAGGTCTTCGACAGGCTGCTTGCGGCACTCCGCACCTCGTTCCCCGATGCCATGGACGGTCCTCTATAA
- a CDS encoding dihydrofolate reductase family protein — protein MSISLDGFVAGPGQSREDPLGKRGLELHRWHIGDPRANQSDKVANEWLMRPRGAYVMGRNMFGPIRGDWDEEWTGWWGAEPPYHAPVFVLTHHAHDPIQMDGGTTFHFVTEGFDAAYSAACQAAGDKGVDIAGGASTVRQALMAGVIDELTLDIAPVLLGSGERIFDGVESFGFEPAEVLHSPLATHIRYRRVS, from the coding sequence ATGTCGATCTCGCTGGACGGCTTCGTCGCCGGGCCGGGCCAGAGCCGCGAGGACCCGCTGGGCAAGCGGGGGCTGGAGCTGCACCGCTGGCATATCGGCGACCCGCGAGCCAACCAATCCGACAAGGTCGCGAACGAGTGGCTCATGCGCCCGCGGGGCGCGTATGTGATGGGTCGGAACATGTTCGGCCCGATCCGCGGGGACTGGGATGAGGAATGGACCGGCTGGTGGGGAGCCGAACCGCCGTATCATGCGCCGGTGTTCGTGCTGACCCATCATGCACATGACCCGATCCAGATGGACGGCGGGACGACCTTCCACTTCGTCACCGAGGGCTTCGACGCGGCCTACTCCGCAGCCTGCCAGGCCGCCGGGGACAAAGGCGTGGACATCGCCGGTGGGGCATCGACCGTCCGACAGGCACTGATGGCCGGCGTGATCGACGAGCTCACCCTCGACATCGCACCGGTCCTGCTCGGCTCGGGCGAGCGCATCTTCGACGGCGTTGAATCCTTCGGCTTCGAACCGGCCGAAGTGCTCCACTCGCCGCTGGCCACCCACATCCGCTATCGCCGCGTCAGCTAA
- a CDS encoding DUF4383 domain-containing protein — translation MKTTEAASARFGFRKNVQKSSLIAGAALFIVGVLGFIPGVTENYGALAFAGHGSEAMLLGVFQVSVVHNLIHLLSGIAGVLMSRRPLPARNFLIGAGVSYMVLWTLGQFLAQDSPVNILPVNSADNWLHLILGMALIGCGVAFSRDAPARLRESRA, via the coding sequence ATGAAAACAACCGAAGCCGCCAGTGCCCGATTTGGCTTTCGGAAGAACGTCCAGAAGTCGTCCCTCATTGCCGGGGCGGCCCTTTTTATTGTGGGAGTGCTGGGATTCATTCCGGGCGTCACTGAGAACTATGGCGCGCTGGCCTTTGCCGGGCACGGCTCGGAGGCGATGCTCCTTGGCGTCTTCCAGGTGTCCGTGGTGCACAACCTCATCCACCTGCTGTCCGGAATCGCGGGAGTGCTGATGTCGCGGCGTCCGCTGCCTGCCCGGAACTTCCTGATCGGCGCAGGGGTGTCGTACATGGTTCTGTGGACCCTCGGACAGTTCCTGGCACAGGATTCCCCTGTGAACATCCTCCCCGTTAACAGCGCCGACAACTGGTTGCACCTGATTCTGGGCATGGCACTGATCGGGTGCGGGGTGGCGTTCTCCCGCGACGCGCCCGCAAGGTTACGCGAATCCCGCGCATAA
- a CDS encoding zinc-binding alcohol dehydrogenase: MINSQQQSEHRPQARAYWTVGHEKGELRTEELPAPGPGDALVRALYSGISKGTETVVHCGKVPPRVAEQMRAPLQEGSFPSPVKFGYLSVGIVENGPEGWEGRTVFCLHPHQDRYIVPVESLTVVPENVPARRAVLTGTVETAVNALWEAGPRLGDRVAVVGAGLVGGMVATLLRTFPLQRLQLVDVDPAKRAFADALGVEFSHPDDALADCDIVFHCSASQEGLERSLQLVGDEGDVIEMSWYADRKVTIPLGEDFHARRLSIRASQVGIVARARRHRRTNADRLALAVSLLSDPVYDTFLTGESPFADLPAVVHALAEGRLDALCHVIEYPSEHPAEDKR; encoded by the coding sequence ATGATCAACTCCCAGCAGCAATCCGAACACCGTCCCCAAGCCCGGGCCTATTGGACTGTCGGCCACGAAAAAGGCGAGCTCCGCACGGAAGAGCTGCCCGCACCGGGCCCCGGCGACGCTCTGGTCCGCGCCCTGTATTCAGGAATCAGCAAAGGCACCGAAACCGTGGTCCACTGCGGCAAAGTACCGCCACGGGTTGCCGAACAAATGCGGGCGCCCCTGCAGGAGGGGTCCTTCCCGTCGCCGGTAAAGTTCGGTTACCTCTCCGTGGGAATCGTGGAGAACGGTCCGGAGGGCTGGGAGGGCCGCACCGTGTTCTGCCTGCACCCGCACCAGGACCGCTACATCGTTCCGGTCGAGTCCCTGACCGTTGTCCCGGAGAACGTCCCGGCCCGGAGGGCGGTCCTCACCGGAACCGTCGAAACGGCCGTCAACGCCCTGTGGGAAGCCGGCCCACGGCTGGGTGACCGCGTCGCGGTCGTCGGCGCGGGCCTGGTGGGCGGCATGGTGGCCACCCTCCTTCGGACGTTCCCGCTGCAACGGCTCCAGCTGGTGGACGTCGATCCGGCGAAGCGCGCCTTCGCCGATGCCCTCGGCGTCGAATTCAGCCATCCAGACGACGCCCTGGCCGACTGCGACATCGTGTTCCACTGTTCGGCTTCCCAGGAGGGCCTCGAACGCAGCCTCCAGCTGGTGGGCGACGAAGGGGACGTCATCGAAATGTCCTGGTACGCCGACCGCAAGGTCACCATCCCGCTGGGAGAGGACTTCCACGCACGCCGGCTGTCCATCCGCGCCAGCCAGGTGGGAATTGTGGCACGCGCCCGCCGCCACCGCCGGACCAACGCCGACCGGCTGGCGCTCGCCGTGTCCCTGCTCAGCGATCCCGTCTACGACACGTTCCTGACGGGGGAGTCGCCGTTTGCGGACCTGCCCGCCGTCGTGCACGCGCTGGCCGAGGGGCGCTTGGACGCCCTTTGCCACGTCATCGAATACCCTTCCGAACACCCCGCCGAAGACAAGAGGTAG
- a CDS encoding YcnI family protein produces MKKSSPLSFRRTLSATAVAGGTAALMLAGVTAASAHVGVTPDKTDANSYALLTFGIPHGCDDSGTTKVTITLPEELNDAQPTVNPNWTVEKVVEQLPEPKKLADGATITKRTSQIVYTAKAPLNPELRDALVLSVKLPDAAGTTLHFPTLQNCEQGQTDWSEIAKDGQDPHSLKAPAPSLTVTAAASADGHGSHASASTETGTDAAQASSVSATTDDGAQARSWAGLVAGFGGLALGGVALMRSRTRKPAEAPVPGAASVPKK; encoded by the coding sequence TTGAAAAAGTCCTCACCCCTGTCCTTCCGTCGTACCCTCTCCGCAACGGCAGTGGCCGGCGGCACCGCAGCCCTCATGCTGGCCGGCGTCACGGCTGCCTCCGCGCACGTAGGTGTCACGCCGGATAAGACCGACGCCAACTCCTACGCACTGCTCACCTTCGGCATCCCGCACGGCTGCGACGACTCCGGCACCACCAAGGTGACCATCACGCTGCCCGAGGAACTCAACGACGCCCAGCCCACGGTGAACCCGAACTGGACCGTGGAGAAGGTCGTGGAGCAGCTCCCGGAACCGAAGAAGCTGGCGGACGGTGCCACCATCACCAAGCGGACCAGCCAGATCGTTTACACCGCCAAAGCACCCCTGAACCCGGAGCTCCGGGACGCCCTGGTCCTCTCCGTCAAGCTTCCCGACGCCGCCGGCACGACCCTCCATTTCCCCACCCTGCAGAACTGCGAACAGGGCCAGACGGACTGGTCCGAGATCGCCAAGGACGGTCAGGACCCGCACTCGCTCAAAGCACCCGCGCCTTCCCTCACCGTCACGGCCGCGGCCTCGGCGGACGGACACGGCAGCCATGCATCGGCGTCCACCGAAACAGGGACGGACGCTGCCCAGGCCTCCTCCGTCTCGGCCACCACGGACGACGGCGCACAGGCGCGGAGCTGGGCAGGCCTCGTGGCCGGCTTCGGCGGACTCGCCCTGGGCGGAGTGGCGCTGATGCGCAGCCGGACCCGGAAACCCGCAGAAGCCCCCGTTCCTGGAGCCGCTTCGGTACCGAAGAAGTAA
- a CDS encoding glycosyltransferase — MTKPGSPAVRLIVPGNVLHNSGGNAYNAALARGLTALGADVDICRIDGTWPVGSEEERRRLAELLLDGADDGGSAGRATTVPPVTIVDGLVALGAPSALEEAAAAGRPAWILVHMQLAEHPDLEGRALAAAAGVVCASSTAASELQARHSSLRLNSAGRSTTPIHVALPGTSAAPMAAGSNPPHFLAVAALLPNKDQLLLLNALAGLRDLPWTASLVGSDAADPAYAEAVRSAITALGLRDRVSVDGELRGPALEAEWDRADLSLLISQAETYGMVVTESLARGIPVVVRDGTGAVEALAAGSPGAAEAPDGGGGASALPGAAVVLGTDPAPLERALRRWLSTPELRLRWREAALAARNRLPGWDVTAGSVLDLIAAAG; from the coding sequence ATGACTAAGCCGGGCAGCCCGGCGGTCCGGCTGATCGTTCCGGGCAATGTGCTGCACAATTCAGGCGGCAACGCCTACAACGCCGCACTGGCCCGCGGGCTCACCGCCCTCGGGGCGGACGTGGACATCTGCCGTATTGACGGCACCTGGCCGGTGGGCAGCGAGGAAGAACGACGGCGGCTGGCAGAGTTGCTGCTCGATGGCGCGGACGACGGCGGTTCCGCCGGCCGTGCGACGACCGTACCGCCGGTGACCATCGTGGACGGGCTGGTGGCGCTGGGTGCGCCGAGCGCTCTGGAAGAGGCCGCGGCCGCGGGGCGGCCCGCCTGGATCCTGGTTCACATGCAGTTGGCGGAGCACCCGGACCTGGAAGGGCGGGCCCTGGCTGCCGCGGCCGGCGTCGTCTGCGCCAGTTCGACGGCGGCCTCCGAGCTCCAGGCCCGGCACTCTTCACTACGGCTCAATTCGGCCGGGCGCAGCACAACGCCGATCCACGTGGCGCTGCCGGGCACCTCTGCCGCGCCAATGGCCGCCGGATCCAACCCGCCGCACTTCCTGGCCGTGGCAGCCCTCCTGCCGAACAAGGACCAGCTCCTGCTACTCAATGCGCTCGCCGGGCTCAGGGACCTGCCCTGGACCGCGTCACTGGTGGGCTCCGACGCCGCCGACCCGGCCTACGCGGAGGCCGTCAGGAGCGCAATCACCGCGCTGGGGCTGCGGGACCGGGTCTCAGTCGATGGCGAGCTCAGGGGGCCGGCCCTTGAGGCGGAATGGGACCGTGCGGATCTCAGCCTGCTGATCTCGCAGGCCGAAACCTACGGGATGGTGGTCACTGAGTCACTCGCCCGCGGCATCCCGGTGGTGGTGCGGGACGGTACCGGCGCCGTCGAGGCGCTCGCGGCCGGGTCACCGGGTGCGGCGGAAGCTCCCGACGGCGGCGGCGGGGCATCCGCACTGCCGGGCGCCGCCGTCGTTCTCGGCACGGACCCTGCCCCGCTGGAAAGGGCACTGCGCCGCTGGCTCAGCACGCCGGAGCTGCGTCTGCGCTGGCGCGAAGCGGCATTGGCCGCGCGGAACCGGCTTCCCGGCTGGGACGTCACTGCCGGGAGCGTGCTGGACCTCATTGCAGCGGCTGGCTGA
- a CDS encoding type 1 glutamine amidotransferase domain-containing protein, with product MKKILMVLTSVSEIGDTGEKTGYNVAEAAHPWKVFKDSGHFVDFASIKGGQPPRDEVDSKDPIQVAFTEDETTRAGLYNTARVDVVDPDQYDAVFLVGGHGTMWDFPDSEGLQNLVASVYNAGGLVGAVCHGPAGLLNVELENGFRLVEGRKVAAFTNDEEVAAGKDKVIPFFLADRLEEQGATHVFADVFEEKVVVDERLVTGQNPASAAGVAKEMEKLFAQVIHQEKAEEQQETETLRAEKDAEKNAKKAAAEAEH from the coding sequence ATGAAGAAAATCCTCATGGTACTGACCAGCGTTTCCGAGATCGGCGATACCGGCGAGAAGACCGGCTACAACGTGGCCGAGGCCGCACATCCCTGGAAGGTCTTCAAGGATTCCGGGCATTTCGTCGACTTTGCGTCCATCAAAGGCGGACAGCCCCCGCGCGACGAGGTGGACTCGAAAGATCCCATCCAGGTCGCCTTCACGGAGGACGAGACCACGCGCGCCGGTCTCTACAACACGGCCCGCGTCGACGTCGTTGATCCCGACCAGTACGACGCCGTCTTCCTCGTGGGCGGCCACGGCACCATGTGGGACTTCCCGGACAGCGAAGGCTTGCAGAACCTGGTGGCCAGCGTCTACAACGCCGGCGGTTTGGTGGGCGCGGTCTGCCATGGACCGGCCGGCCTGCTGAACGTGGAACTGGAGAACGGGTTCCGCCTCGTCGAGGGCCGGAAGGTGGCCGCCTTCACCAACGACGAGGAGGTTGCCGCAGGGAAGGACAAGGTCATCCCGTTCTTCTTGGCAGACCGCCTTGAGGAACAGGGCGCCACCCACGTCTTTGCGGATGTCTTTGAGGAGAAGGTCGTGGTTGACGAGCGCCTGGTGACCGGCCAGAACCCGGCCTCAGCCGCTGGCGTGGCCAAGGAAATGGAGAAGCTCTTCGCGCAGGTCATCCACCAGGAAAAAGCCGAGGAACAGCAAGAGACGGAAACTCTGCGCGCCGAGAAGGACGCCGAGAAGAACGCCAAGAAGGCTGCTGCAGAAGCAGAGCACTAA
- a CDS encoding 6-carboxytetrahydropterin synthase, which translates to MFSLTVRRHFMIAHSLPREAFGPAQGLHGATFVAEVTFRRRALNDDAIVLDIGAAGGLIEEVLAGLNYKNLDEHPDFAGKLSTTEALAQYIAEAVAAKVRGSDDGRELAGLAVTLRENPDAWASFSLDFDAE; encoded by the coding sequence TTGTTCAGCCTGACCGTCCGCCGCCACTTCATGATTGCCCACAGCCTTCCCCGGGAAGCCTTCGGACCGGCCCAAGGCCTGCACGGTGCCACCTTCGTGGCCGAGGTGACCTTCCGCCGTCGTGCGCTGAACGACGACGCAATCGTCCTGGACATCGGCGCCGCCGGCGGACTCATCGAAGAAGTGCTGGCCGGCCTGAACTACAAGAACCTGGACGAGCACCCCGATTTTGCCGGGAAGCTGAGCACCACCGAGGCATTGGCGCAATACATCGCAGAGGCCGTTGCCGCCAAGGTCCGTGGCAGCGATGACGGGCGTGAGCTTGCCGGACTGGCTGTCACCCTGCGGGAGAACCCGGACGCCTGGGCATCGTTCTCACTCGACTTCGACGCCGAGTAG
- a CDS encoding DUF4232 domain-containing protein, which produces MRSQPIKNGFAITTAVAAAAFLLTACGPSQPQPQGTSGAASTSSTPAASSAPSASQPPSTPAAPSPSPSSPASAQQGLCKAANLTVSSDSTGGGAAGSIYSKLILTNSGTEPCLLRGFPGVSLTADANGAPIGAPARQDGSSPVADVLLAPGQAGAADMRYTQAGNYTDCNATQAAGYRIYPPEETASLFLAEPRTACSNEAIELLTIGAFHAR; this is translated from the coding sequence ATGAGGTCTCAGCCAATCAAAAACGGGTTTGCCATCACGACGGCGGTTGCAGCCGCCGCCTTCCTGCTCACCGCCTGCGGGCCCAGCCAGCCGCAGCCCCAGGGAACTTCCGGGGCTGCTTCCACATCCAGCACCCCCGCCGCCTCGTCGGCCCCGTCCGCGAGCCAGCCGCCCAGCACTCCGGCGGCGCCGTCGCCGTCGCCGTCGTCTCCGGCGTCCGCGCAGCAAGGGCTGTGCAAGGCCGCCAACCTGACCGTATCCTCGGATTCCACCGGCGGCGGCGCCGCCGGCAGCATCTATTCCAAACTGATCCTTACGAACTCAGGCACCGAGCCCTGCCTCCTGCGGGGTTTCCCCGGGGTGTCCCTCACCGCGGACGCCAACGGCGCCCCTATCGGTGCCCCGGCCCGGCAGGACGGGTCCTCGCCCGTTGCCGACGTACTCCTTGCCCCGGGACAGGCGGGAGCCGCGGACATGCGCTACACGCAGGCGGGGAATTACACCGACTGCAACGCTACGCAGGCTGCCGGCTACCGGATCTATCCGCCGGAGGAGACTGCTTCGCTTTTCCTCGCGGAACCCCGGACCGCCTGCAGCAACGAAGCTATCGAGCTGCTGACTATCGGGGCCTTCCACGCCCGGTAG
- a CDS encoding FAD-dependent oxidoreductase: protein MTSLWLDRNHAFRSDQFHPRSTFDTVVAGAGLTGLVAALLLARAGKRVLVVEARSPGAVTTGNTTAKVSLLQGTVLSALRQQYSEKVVGAYVEMNREGQAWLLRYLADRGVPFQHRDAYTYATSADGTETLRRELAAARAAGLEAESVNDPGLPFPVSGAIRLAGQAQINPMEVIDSLVEDVRSHGGQIVSGARLNGLRGLRPGRGRDPMEIQTDHGPVRAGDVVLATGTPVLDRGLYFAKLKPLRSYAAAFEVPGTTAVPDGIFLSVERPIRSLRDYPGNGRRLLLVGGNGHPVGHARSAQAYLDTLVAWTTAQFPGASLTHSWSAQDYQATNLMPFFGKLPRGRGRVYFATGYNKWGMTNSVAAALDITADILGTRLPWASIIHHRVTSPPGALSAVSLNAAIAATAAKDWGQVGLKRLDESREQPPEGTGIVSRRGRKPVAVSTVDGTRCTLSAVCTHLGGIVRWNDSEKSWDCPLHGSRFSSDGTVLEGPAVRNLRQLD, encoded by the coding sequence ATGACCTCGCTCTGGTTGGACCGCAACCACGCCTTCCGCAGCGACCAGTTCCACCCCCGCAGCACCTTTGACACCGTGGTGGCAGGGGCCGGACTGACCGGACTCGTGGCCGCGCTGCTCCTGGCCCGCGCCGGCAAGAGGGTGCTGGTTGTCGAAGCCCGGAGCCCGGGAGCCGTGACCACCGGCAACACCACCGCGAAGGTTTCACTCCTTCAGGGAACCGTGCTTTCAGCGCTGCGCCAGCAGTATTCAGAGAAAGTAGTGGGTGCCTACGTCGAGATGAACCGCGAGGGTCAGGCCTGGCTGCTGCGGTACCTGGCAGACCGGGGAGTGCCTTTCCAGCACCGCGACGCCTACACCTACGCCACCTCCGCGGACGGGACCGAAACCCTCCGACGGGAGCTGGCCGCAGCCCGGGCCGCAGGGCTCGAGGCGGAGTCCGTGAACGACCCCGGGCTGCCCTTTCCCGTCAGCGGTGCCATCCGCCTCGCCGGGCAGGCACAGATCAACCCGATGGAAGTCATCGATTCCCTCGTGGAGGATGTCCGCTCGCACGGCGGGCAGATCGTCTCAGGCGCACGGCTGAACGGGCTCCGTGGGCTGCGCCCGGGCCGCGGGCGGGACCCCATGGAAATCCAGACCGACCACGGGCCGGTCCGCGCAGGGGACGTGGTGCTGGCAACCGGGACACCGGTCCTGGACCGCGGTCTGTACTTTGCCAAACTCAAGCCGCTCCGTTCCTACGCGGCGGCGTTCGAAGTACCCGGGACGACTGCCGTGCCGGACGGCATCTTCCTTTCCGTTGAGCGGCCGATCCGGTCCCTTCGCGATTACCCCGGCAACGGCCGGCGGCTCCTCCTGGTGGGAGGCAACGGGCACCCCGTGGGCCATGCCAGGTCAGCGCAGGCCTACCTCGACACCCTGGTCGCGTGGACAACGGCCCAGTTCCCGGGCGCCAGCCTCACCCATTCGTGGTCGGCACAGGACTACCAGGCCACAAATCTGATGCCGTTCTTCGGCAAACTGCCTCGGGGGCGGGGCCGCGTCTATTTCGCCACCGGCTACAACAAATGGGGCATGACCAACTCCGTGGCCGCCGCCCTGGACATCACGGCGGACATCCTCGGCACCCGGCTCCCCTGGGCCAGCATCATCCACCACAGGGTCACGTCCCCTCCCGGGGCCCTGTCCGCCGTCTCCCTCAACGCAGCCATCGCGGCTACGGCGGCCAAGGACTGGGGTCAGGTGGGACTCAAGCGCCTCGACGAGTCCCGGGAGCAACCGCCGGAAGGGACAGGGATTGTGTCCCGCCGCGGCCGGAAACCCGTAGCGGTGTCCACTGTGGACGGCACCCGCTGCACGCTGTCCGCCGTCTGCACCCACCTGGGTGGCATTGTGCGCTGGAACGACAGCGAAAAATCATGGGACTGCCCGCTGCACGGCTCCCGCTTCAGCAGCGACGGCACCGTGCTGGAAGGACCTGCCGTCCGCAATCTGCGACAGCTTGACTGA